Genomic window (Alteromonas pelagimontana):
GCTATTCTGGTGGTTGCTGCGACTGATGGTCCTATGCCACAGACACGTGAGCATATCTTGTTAGGTCGTCAGGTAGGTGTTCCTTTTATCATCGTATTCATGAACAAATGCGACATGGTAGATGATGAAGAACTGCTTGAGCTGGTAGAAATGGAAGTTCGCGAACTGCTAAGCGAATATGAATTCCCAGGCGACGACTTGCCAGTTATTCAGGGTTCTGCGTTAAAAGCACTGGAAGGTGAAGAGAAGTGGGAAGCCAAAATCATCGAATTAGGTGAAGCACTGGATTCTTATATTCCTGAGCCAGAGCGTGCAATCGACAAGCCGTTCATTTTGCCAATCGAAGACGTATTCTCAATTTCTGGCCGTGGTACTGTTGTAACCGGTCGTGTTGAGCAAGGTATTGTTAAAGTTGGTGAGACAGTAGAAATCGTCGGTATCCGCGAAACCCAAACTACTACCTGTACCGGCGTTGAAATGTTCCGTAAACTGCTTGACGAAGGTCGTGCCGGTGAAAACGTTGGTGTGTTGTTACGTGGTACTAAGCGTGATGACGTAGAGCGTGGACAGGTTCTTTGTAAGCCTGGCTCTATCAAGCCGCACACTAAGTTTGAAGCAGAAG
Coding sequences:
- the tuf gene encoding elongation factor Tu, whose product is MAKEKFERKKPHVNVGTIGHVDHGKTTLTAAITTVLSKTYGGSARAFDQIDNAPEEKARGITISTSHVEYDTPTRHYAHVDCPGHADYVKNMITGAAQMDGAILVVAATDGPMPQTREHILLGRQVGVPFIIVFMNKCDMVDDEELLELVEMEVRELLSEYEFPGDDLPVIQGSALKALEGEEKWEAKIIELGEALDSYIPEPERAIDKPFILPIEDVFSISGRGTVVTGRVEQGIVKVGETVEIVGIRETQTTTCTGVEMFRKLLDEGRAGENVGVLLRGTKRDDVERGQVLCKPGSIKPHTKFEAEVYVLSKDEGGRHTPFFKGYRPQFYFRTTDVTGAVELPEGVEMVMPGDNLKFVVELIAPIAMDEGLRFAIREGGRTVGAGVVAKIVE